Part of the Pseudomonadota bacterium genome is shown below.
GCCATGGGAGGGCAGGGGGCCTCTAATAGGTCCTTATGCTTGGGAAACAGAAGCTCCTTCGGCATTGGCAATGGCAGACAATTGGCCAACGCCAAATATGTTGTCGCTGGATATCATAGGGGCGATTAAATCGGCCTTCATTCATTCGGCAGAGCGCGCAGAGATCCTTGGTTATGGCCTGATAGAATTACACTATGCGCACGGGTATCTTCTTCATGAATTTCTTTCACCGCTCGCAAATATGCGTGACGATAAGTACGGTGGTGATTTAAATGGCCGTATTAGTTTTCCCTTGGAACTATTTGAATCAGTGAGAGACGTTTGGCCAGCTAAGAAGACATTAGGAGTTCGTATATCCGCGTTAGATTTCAATCAGAGAGGATGGAGTATCGAAGACTCAATAGTTTTGAGTCATAAATTGAAAGCATTGGGCTGTGATTACGTAACCTGTTCGGGTGGCGGTGTAACTTTTGATCAAAGTATTGCTCTCGAGCCTGGCTATCAGGTACTCGGTGCTGAGCAGTTAAAATCCGAGGTCGATATACCAGTGATGGCGGTAGGCATGATACGCGAACCAAAATTTGCAAATGCTATCGTTGAGGATGGGAAAGCCGATATGGTGGCATTGGCAAGGGGTCTATACGAACCTCGATGGACTTGGAGGGCGGCTTATGAACTTGGGGTCGAGATGGTTTATCCCCCACAATATCAGCGGGCCATGCCATCTGCGTGGCCGGAAGCGTTTCCAAAATAGATTGGGAACCAATAGATCTTATAGTTTTAAAACCACCTCATTCCCATCGATCGAAAATCTAGTATCATACGGTTCTGAACTTGCATATATAGACTCAAGTTCCGTTGCTTCATCAGCCGGCGAAACGAAATACGTTTCGTTTTTTTGGTTGTGTCTCACGAGAGCAAACCGTGCTTCAACGATTCCATTACCACTACCGGTTAATATCGGCATCATGCCAATCCAATCCGGATGTTTTTTTGCACCATGACCAGTATGAAAAGAGAAACTTCCCAGGCTGTAAAATATGGGTTTATTTTTATAGACTTCTATGCCTAATGGAAAATGTGGGCCATGCCCCATAACGACATCTGCTCCAGCGTCAATAGCAGCGCGACCAGCTTGCTCCATATACTGAAGGATATCGTGATCACAACCCCAATGATTAGAGCAAATCAATATATCACACGAACTTCGCAATTCTGAGATATCGTCACAGAAATTTTTCAAAGAATCAGGTTCGCACCAAGTAATGATTTCAGGTGCGTGGCCGGGCCGTGTTAGAGTACGTGTTTCTGAGACTCGTGGTTTGTATGCAGTATGTGCCTCTAGAACTGCAATTCCGGGGAATTCTGCCGTAGCTTCGTGTCCTCCATGGGACCAGTAAACGGAACTTCTTTGCAAGAACCCATATTTTATGCCATCGCGCTCGACAATTACAGAGGCGTAAGCGCTTTTTCGGTCTATACCAGCACCGGCGTGGGGAATGCCAAGTTCATCTAGCCTAGCACAAGAGCTTCTGATTGCTGGCCCACCAAAGTTCACATTATTTGCATTACCAATTATTCCTATACCGGCATCGATAAGAGCCTCACCCGCTGCAAGGTCTGCGTAAAAACCTTCTTCGTATATTGAACGTTCCCTATCAGGTTCGTAAAGACAACATTCAAAGTTTGATATTACAAGATCCGCCGCCAGGAGGGTTTGCCTTACTCTGGCAAAGGGTGTTTTGGGGTCCTTAACGCCTAAAAGGTTGATATCCCCAGTAAGGATAATCTGGTGTGGCATAAACGCATCCTCCCTGTCATTATAACTTGTCGAGATAATAGTGCAAAAATAGCACAAGGCGTGGACAGGCACGATCCCTTAATTTTGAATGTTGGTATTAAACGACCCGGATAGAAGTTTTAACAAAAATTAGGATAATACCTAATCACGACGAACCCTTCCAAAGAATAGATATTGTGCGCATATTTCACGTTATTGCCTCAAACCCGCCTAATTAGTGTCACAAAGCACAGAGATTTTTCAAACTCGTTTTTTATTTTGTCGAATAAGTTTAACGCCGAGGAAATTACAAGGCCCGTGGATTATTTGGGATTTGTGTTTTTTTACGTCTTTTAGCAAACAAGAGTGAGTAAAATGAGGTCTTTTTTAAAAGTGATTTTTTTCCTAGCGACTATGCTGCCGTCTATTTCATTTGCTGGCTTTGAGAAAGGGCGGGAAGCCTTTTTGAGAGAAGATTGGGATGTCGTCAGAAAAGAGATGAAACCCCTTGCAGAGCAAAGGGATGCAAGGGCGCAAATTGCAATGGGGTTGCTGTTTGCTAGAGGCCTTGGTGTGGAGCAGAATTGGGATAATGCGGCATTCTGGTTTTCCGAAGCTATTGACTGCGCAGAGTTGCTTAAGGGGCGACCACAGCAAATTGTAGTCCGGATACTTGCCCGCGAGAATTATGCCTACAGCTTGGAGCAAGCATTTGAAATAGCCCTGTTTGAGCAATAAGACTAAGATATGCGCCGGTGGTCAGAGATGCCTTCAAGTGTTAAAGAGCATATCTGTTGGCAAAAAAGGTTGCCTGCTGGTTAGCTAATCTTGATTCGGTTTTACGACGGGGCACTATGGTTTATCGAACAATGTATGAGGGTTTGTGTATTGCCCGAAGGGTAGGTTTCCCATTTTGTTATCCATTCTTGCCGCGATTTAAAAGGAAAGCCTACAAGTTTCGTACTCGCATGATGGAGGGGGTTATGCGAGCTGACGCAGTCATCTTATCATATCCAAAGAGCGGTAGAACGTGGGTTGAGGTGATGCTTTCGCGCTTGTTCCAAAAGCGTTTATGTTTGCCTGAAAATGAAATTATTGATTTCACCCATGCTTATCGAACATTTTCTGAACTTCCTAGGTTATTCTTTACCCACGATGATGCTCATGTTTTGGCTGGCAATGAATTTTTGCCTGAGGGAGGGCAAAAGGGTTATTTTGCGGGCTCTAGAACCGTGCTCTTGATTCGGCACCCATTAGACACAGCAGTTTCGATGTTTTTTCAGCAAAGTAAAAGAAGTGGTTATTTGGAGAGCGCAGATATTCATGATTTTGTTGTTGGGGCTTCTGGTTTGCGAGGTGGATTGCCGACAATTATCCGTTTTATGAACCATTGGGCTCAGGCTATTTCAATATGCGATGATCACATTATTTCTCGCTATGAGGATCTTAGAAAGGATCCTTTTGAAGGTTTTAAGAATATCATTAAATTTTTGAATTTGGATTTCGCTGATTTTGAAATTGCTGAAGCTGTTAAATTTACTGACTTTGCAAGTATGAAAAAACGTGAAGCGCAAAATTTCTATAAGGGTGATTTCCGAGTAAGCACTGATGACCCAAAAGACGAAAATACTTACAAGACTAGGAGAGGTCTAATTGGAGGTTACACAGACTACTTTACAGAGGCTCAGACTGCCAATTTAGAGCGAACAGTGTCTGAAAATCTCAACCCAGTTTTTGGTTACTGAACATGGAAATAATACGCCTGTAAGATTTCGGAAACTCTTAAAAAATATTAATTATACTGACGAAATGACACTGTATATCGACCAAAAAAAGATAGAAAATATTGGTGACTGCGATGCAGTCATCGATGTTAGGTCACCTAAGGAATTTCATGAAGACCATATAATCGGGGCTATAAATCTGCCGGTTTTGAAAAATAACGAGCACGAAAAAGTCGGTACCATCTACAAGAACACCTCACCATTTGAAGCAAAAAAAATCGGTGCGAGATTGGTGTCATTAAATATTGCTTCTCACTTGCAAACATTTTTCCGCGATAAGAAAAAATCATTCAAACCTCTGTTTTATTGTGCGAGGGGAGGGCAGCGTTCGAATTCGTTTGCAACGATATGTGCATCTATTGGGTGGAAATGTGCTGTGCTGGACGGGGGTTATAAAACATATCGGAAATCAGTAATTCGTGAGATCGAACAATTCTCAAAGGCTTGCACGCTAATCGTAATTAGCGGGAGAACTGGAAATGGTAAGACAGAAATTCTTTCACATATCTCGTCTTTGGGTGGAAATATACTTGATTTAGAGGGATTGGCTTCTCATCGGGGTTCGATGTTAGGTGGTTTTCCAGGCACGGAGCAACCGAGGCAAAAGTACTTTGAAACACTGTTAATGGAACAAATCAGAAAATTAGATTTGTCCAAACCCGTCTTCTTAGAGGCTGAAAGCAACAAAATTGGCAATGTTAATATACCATCGGAACTTTTCAAAAAAATGCATCACTCTGGGTGTATCGTCGTAGAAAATTCAAGGCAAAACCGAGTTAGGTTTCTGGTGGAGCGTTACTCAAACGTGTTCGAGGATACGAGTGTTGTTGAAAGATTTTTTCAGTTTTTAGCCTCTCGTCACCCTGCGAACGTTTCAGAGAAAGCAAAATATTTATTGAGTTTAAAAGATTGGAATGCCCTGGCAAGTCATCTGTTGGATTATCATTATGACCCATCCTACGAACGCTCTATGGGCCTGAAAGACCGAAAAATACTTCTACATGCGAAATGTAACGGCAATATTGAAAGTACCGCTCGTGATTTAGCCTGTAATATCATGTCCAAGTATGAATAGTTGAAAGAATAAATTATTTACAGGTTTCCCTCTCAGCACTCAAATAGCTGGGTTGCTTCAAGCAACTAAAAAATCTTTCGTAACCTTAAGCGGCTGAAAATAACAGTGTCTACTCTGCCGCTAAATTCTTTCGTTTATCACGTTTTCCAAGAGCATCATATGTCGCGTATTTATACATCTCGCTAAGGGTGGGATAA
Proteins encoded:
- a CDS encoding CapA family protein, translating into MPHQIILTGDINLLGVKDPKTPFARVRQTLLAADLVISNFECCLYEPDRERSIYEEGFYADLAAGEALIDAGIGIIGNANNVNFGGPAIRSSCARLDELGIPHAGAGIDRKSAYASVIVERDGIKYGFLQRSSVYWSHGGHEATAEFPGIAVLEAHTAYKPRVSETRTLTRPGHAPEIITWCEPDSLKNFCDDISELRSSCDILICSNHWGCDHDILQYMEQAGRAAIDAGADVVMGHGPHFPLGIEVYKNKPIFYSLGSFSFHTGHGAKKHPDWIGMMPILTGSGNGIVEARFALVRHNQKNETYFVSPADEATELESIYASSEPYDTRFSIDGNEVVLKL
- a CDS encoding sulfotransferase domain-containing protein, with translation MRADAVILSYPKSGRTWVEVMLSRLFQKRLCLPENEIIDFTHAYRTFSELPRLFFTHDDAHVLAGNEFLPEGGQKGYFAGSRTVLLIRHPLDTAVSMFFQQSKRSGYLESADIHDFVVGASGLRGGLPTIIRFMNHWAQAISICDDHIISRYEDLRKDPFEGFKNIIKFLNLDFADFEIAEAVKFTDFASMKKREAQNFYKGDFRVSTDDPKDENTYKTRRGLIGGYTDYFTEAQTANLERTVSENLNPVFGY
- the mnmH gene encoding tRNA 2-selenouridine(34) synthase MnmH; this translates as MTLYIDQKKIENIGDCDAVIDVRSPKEFHEDHIIGAINLPVLKNNEHEKVGTIYKNTSPFEAKKIGARLVSLNIASHLQTFFRDKKKSFKPLFYCARGGQRSNSFATICASIGWKCAVLDGGYKTYRKSVIREIEQFSKACTLIVISGRTGNGKTEILSHISSLGGNILDLEGLASHRGSMLGGFPGTEQPRQKYFETLLMEQIRKLDLSKPVFLEAESNKIGNVNIPSELFKKMHHSGCIVVENSRQNRVRFLVERYSNVFEDTSVVERFFQFLASRHPANVSEKAKYLLSLKDWNALASHLLDYHYDPSYERSMGLKDRKILLHAKCNGNIESTARDLACNIMSKYE